The DNA sequence TTAGATAGCCACGTTCGCACAGCCGATCAATCACTCGCTCGGTGTTATCCTCGGTCCACTGTTTACGCCGGGCGTAATCGCGAATTTCGCGTTCACTCCGCAAACGGCGACTAATGAGGTCAACAGCCCTGATATAATTCTTGCCAAAATCAGACTCGTTTTTCAGCTCTAATAACTGCAACTCGTCGATGGCATCACCTTTTTTTAATCCCAATGTAACCAGTTGTGTTTCATCTAAGCTAAACGAAAACTCGTTATCAACAAACACATTGTAGCGACCCTCGGTTTTGACAGCGGGGGAGATCTTGGTAATATTCATTATTGTCCCATCATATATTAAAAAGGTGGCTCAAAGATAACCTCGTGAATATCCGACAGACTAGCTCGCGGATTAGATTTCATAAAATCAGCAATACGAACAGTAGCAATACGTTCAACACGATCACCTTGAGCTTCGCCTAGTTTCATTAGCCAATTTTGAATCACATTATAGCGATGACCCGATACCTCATCGAGAGCATTTAAAGCGTCTTCTAATTCCATTAGTTCTGCTTCGGAAAAGTCGGGCTCCTCCTCAGGGAACAGTCTGATAATCTTTGCGTTAGTTGTGCGTGTTTGATCGGAATCGCGGTGATAACGCACAGCGTTTTTGCCGACATTTTTTCGTCGCTGACGCGCAGCGCTAAAGTCTCTAATATTACCTATGTCTCCATCCGGCGTCATATCACCAGACCTTGCCATAGATTATTCCTCGTTAGTTTTTAGCTTGTCGCGAACTTTTTTATCAATTTCGGACAAAACTTTTGGATTATCTTTCAAATATTGTTTGGCAGCTTCGCGGCCTTGACCGATGGTTTCGTCGTTATATTTATAGAACGCGCCAGCTTTCGCGACGATATCGTTGGCCGCCGCCAAATCTAGCACGTCGCCAGTCGTCGAAATACCTTCGTTATACATAATATCGAACTCAGCCTGACGGAAGGGTGGGGCAATCTTGTTTTTGACCACCTTGACCCGCACGCGGTTACCGATAATATCCTCGCCGGCCTTTAATTGGCCAATACGACGAATATCCACACGTTGGCTCGCATAGAATTTCAAAGCATTACCACCAGTGGTGGTTTCTGGGTTACCAAACATCACCCCAATCTTCATGCGAATCTGGTTGATAAACACTACGGTAGCTTTTGATTTATTGATAATACCAGTTAGTTTGCGGAGGGCCTGACTCATCAGGCGGGCCTGGAGACCCGGCAGAGAGTCGCCCATATCACCATCAATCTCAGCCTGAGGCACCAACGCCGCCACCGAGTCGAGCACGATCAAATCGACCGCGTTCGACCGCACCAAGGTTTCGACGATTTCGAGCGCTTGTTCGCCGTTGTCTGGCTGCGAAACGAGCAGATTAGTGGTATCAACCCCGAGACGTTTAGCATAGGCTGGGTCGAGCGCGTGCTCGGCATCAATAAAGGCTGCGGTGCCACCTTGTTTTTGCACTTCGGCAATCGCATGAAGGGTTAGGGTAGTTTTACCGCTAGACTCTGGGCCATAAACTTCGACGATGCGACCTTTTGGATAGCCACCGCCGAGAGCCAAATCTAGACTGAGTGTACCCGAAGGGATAGTTTCAACCTCAATTTTGTAGGCATCGCCCAGTTTCATAATCGATCCATCACCGAATTGTTTGGTGATTTGATCAACCGCCAAACCCAGCGCCGCCGCCTTGCCGGCGTCGTCAGTCGACTTCGCAGTCATCGTTTTATTGTCTTTCTTGGCCATAATCCCTCCTTGCAGTTATATGCTAATTATAGCATTTTAGAGGTTCTTTTCCAAGTGACGCACAGCTTTTGGCGTCACCCGACGACCGCGCGGCGTGCGCTCGATAAACCCAATTTGTAATAAATATGGCTCGTAAAAATCTTCGATGGTCGTCGCCTCGTCACCAGTGAGCGCCGCAATAGTCGTTAGTCCGACCGGATTATCTCCGTAGTTATCGTTGATTGCGACGAGCATCTGCCTATCGGCCGGATCGAGGCCTAGTTCGTCAATTTCTAGCATCTGTAGAGCCGATTTCGTGAGCGGTTCATCGATGATGCCGTCGCCATTGACGTCGGCGTAATCACGCACGCGCTTTAATAGACGATTAGCGATACGTGGCGTTTGACGGCTACGTTCTGATAAAGTTTTTGCGGCGTTCGGGGCAATTTTCGTATCTAAAATCTGTGCACTGCGTGTGATAATCTTTTCAATATCGCGCGGTTCGTAAAATTCTAGTCGATACATATGGCCGAAACGATCACGGAGTGGGGCTGCTAGCGATCCAGTTCTCGTCGTTGCGCCAATGACGGTAAATTTAGGTAGATCGAGCCGCACCGAACGAGCTGCTGGACCTTTACCAATCACGATATCGAGCTTGAAATCCTCCATCGCTGAATATAAAATCTCTTCGACCGTCCGACTGAGGCGATGGATCTCGTCAATAAATAGAATGTCGCCATCCTGGAGGTTAGTCAGAATCGAAGCTAAATCACCGGCTCGCTCGATGGCTGGACCAGCCGTTACACGCAAGCCAACGCCCATTTCATTAGCAATCACACCCGCCATCGTCGTTTTACCGAGTCCCGGCGGACCATATAGTAGCACATGGTCAATCGGCTCGCCGCGCTTTTTAGCGGCCTCAATCGCTAGTTTTAGATTCCTCTTTAAACGCTCTTGACCAACATACTCCGAAAAACTCTGGGGTCGCAGTGTCACCTCAGCTTGCGATTCTTCGCTGTTAGCCTGCGGTAGGGTAGGTTCAACTAAACGTTCAATTGCCATAACTATATTGTACTACGACTTGACCGGCATAATGATATGTTTATAGTCCACGTTTTTATCGGCCGTAATCAAAATCGGCGCCAGTTTACCATTAAATTGTATTTTCACCACGTCATCATCAATCTGATTTAGGGCGTCGAGCAGGTATTTCGAGTTTAGAGTAATCGTACCGTCACCTTTGGTTTCCGCCTCTGTTTCCGCATCATTTTCACCCAACTCCGAAGCAATCGAGTGAACACTGAGAGTGGATTTAGTTGAGCTAATATTTAAGGTAATCGATCCAGCACTCTCGCGCGCAAACAACTCTGATATTTTAGTAATACGTAACAACTCCGCTCGATCCAGTATGGCCTCCGTTTCTGTGCTAGTTGGGATGAGTTGTCGGTAATTAATAAAGTTACCATCTATGAGACGAGAATTAATGATAGTTTGTCCAACAATAAACTCGATCTGATCCTCACCCACACCAATCACTACTTCCTTCACATCATCGCCAATAACTCTCGAGACATCGTTCAAAGTTGACGCCGGCACAATGGCGGAAATATCAGTGTCGACCGACATAATATTCTTTTCAGCCAATCGATAACCATCAGTAGCCGCCATATATAGTTTACCCTCTAGTGAGTGTAGATAAACACCAGTCAAAATCGGCCGCGTTGTATCTGAACTGGCCACTAATGATGTGCTGGCGATAGCTTTTTTTCAGATCTTCGGACGGTATAGTTAAAGTAGTTTTACTCGTTAGTTCCGGTAGGGCAGGAAAGTCATCAGCTGGCGTAGTATTGATGACCGATTTATATCCGCCGGCTGTTATCTTCATTTTTCCGTCTGTTAAATCAATATCTATATTGACTTTTGGTAGGTTTGACACAAATTCTGTAATTAACCGAGCTGGCACTGTGGTTACTCCGTTGGTTTTAGTGCTAGCTGGAACCTTTTGAGTAGTGGCTGTCTCTAGGTTGGTGGCAGATAATGTTAATTCACCAGCCTCAGCCTTTATAAATATATTATTTAATATTGGCAGGGTAGTTCGACTACTAGCTGTTCGACTAACGATCCCGAGCGCTTTACTTAGATTTTCCTGGGTTACTGATACTTTCATAATGTTCCTTTCCTATATAATTTAGTAGTAGTAATAGGCTCTGTGGATATTGTGTATAAAAACGGATTTACAGATAGAAAAGACGCAATTGCTATGTGGATAGTTTTGTGAAAAAGCTGGGATTTTTCGAGTGTTGTCCACAAAAGAATAAAACCCACAACCCGTTGTTTGGAGATTGTGAATAGTTTTTGGCAGGTTTTACCAAAAGTATCGACGACTAAATCACAGTTTTTACACAGATTTTTAAGCATAACCTTAAGCATATAGGGCCTCCCGAAGATCTGATACTTGTTGGCGGACGCGGGTATTGAGTTTAATCTCTCGTTCGATTTTTTCAACCGAATGAATAGCAGTGGTATGATCTTTGCGTCCTAGTTCACGCGCAATTTTCGGAAAGCTCATCTTTAACTCACTACGCAGTAGATACATCGCCATTTGTCTCGGCTCGGCAATGTGGCGATCTCTAGCTGGGCTGCGCATCTCGTCAACCTTTAGATCAAAATAGCTAGCGGTTTTATCAACCACCTGGCGGGCAGTAATGTGTTTGGGTCGCGACGATTTAATATTACCGAGCAACCCCTCAGCTAACTCAACAGTTGGTTCCTCGCCGCGCATTTCGCAGTAGGCGAGCACCTGATTGAGTGCACCCTCTAGTTCACGAATATTAGTTCGCACCGCGTCGGCCAAAAAACTAATAGTGTCGTCCGGTAAATTACTATTAGCTAGCGTCGCCTTGGTTTTTAGGATAGCACAACGCGTCTCAAAATCCGGCAAACCAACATCAATTGCCATACCCATCTGAAATCGACTACGTAAACGATCAGCCAGATCTGGTATTTCAGATGGCGGTCGATCAGCACTAATAACCACTTGACGGTCAGTTTGATGGAGGGCATTAAAAGTATTAAAGAATTCCTCTTGGTTGGACTTTTTGCCAGCGATAAATTGAATATCATCAACAATCAAGACATCAACCTCGCGATACTTCTTTGAAAAATCCCGGTTCTTTTTGTACCGAACATGATCAATAAACTCATTTACAAACGTTTCGGTTGGTACGTATAACACCCGTTTTTCTGGGTGAGCCGCGATAATCTCATTGCCAATCGCCTGAATTAGGTGGGTTTTACCGAGGCCAGATCCGCCATAGATAAAGATCGGATTATATTTTTGCCCCGGCATACTAGCGGCGGCCTGGGCGGCAGCATGCGCCAGGTCGTTGCAGGTGCCAACAATGAAATTATCGAATCGGTAACGCGGATTGAGACCAGTTTTGCGATTTCCAGAGATGGGTCCGCTAGTAACCGAAACGGTCGGCTCATCGATTTGTATCACAGCCTCGTTACGAATAACCTTTTTATTATTCACGATATATTCAATGGTCGGTTTGGAGAATCCGTTATCTACTAGAATTTGCTTGATTTTGGCATCGTATTTTGTCTCAAACTGACCTTTTGCGAAAATATTATTAACCAAAATAGAAACATGCTGATCATCAACACTCAGTAGGGAGGCTTTTTCGAACCACGTTTTAAAGGTGGCGGGAGGAACTGATAGTTCAACCTCGCCTAATATTATCTCCCAAATTTTATTCTGATTACTCTCCACAAAAATACATACCTTTCCTAACATCCAATATACCAGATGTGAATAGTTTTCCACAACCCTAGACAAACTGTGGCAAAAGTTAAACAACTATTACAAACAGAGCTATAATTTTCCACAGTCAATGTGCTTCCTCTGTAAAATAGTGGATAACAATTAAATATCTGTGGAAAAGTTATTCAGCCAAACCACGGGAATCGCGAAGCAAAGCGCTGGAGGTTGATGAAAACACCCTTATCTGATACAATACTCTCGTTATGCCAAAGAGAACCTATCAACCAAAGACTCGTCGCCGAGCCCGTGTTCACGGCTTTCGCGCACGTATGTCAACTCGAGCTGGCCAAATCGTTCTAAAGCGCCGCCGTATTAAACAGCGCGCCAAAGTAGCTATCTAGGTCAACTGAAAATCGCCCCAAAGACTCCCGGGCGATTTTTTTATCGTATACTATATAGTATGATTTCTCAAAAATTTCGCTTTCACGGCCACAATAGTTTGAAATATGTTTTTCAACACGGCCAGAGCGAACGTAATCGCCATCTGGCTATTAAATGGACTGAAAACAAGCGCCGCCGCCATCCACGGCTGTCGGTTGTGGTTAGTAAAAAGGTATTCAAGAGCGCCGTCAAACGCAACCGCATCCGCCGCCGGATTTACGAGAGCGCCCGGCCACTACTGATAGACGCCGCGGCAATAGACGCGGTGATCAGTGTTTATTCTGGTGAAGTGCTAGATATGTCGCACGACGAACTGACGATTGAAATCTTGCCACTATTAAATAGTGCTGGCTTGAAGTCCACCAAGATCCACGAATAACTGAGAATAACTAGTCTTTTGTCGCTGTAGATGGTATGATGGTTGACATGAGTATCTTTGATCGTTTATTAACGCAGCCTATTTTCAACCTGTTAGCCCTCATTTATAATTTTGTGGCTGATTTTGGCGTGGCGATTATCATCATGACCATCCTAGTGCGACTACTGCTGTGGCCACTGGTGAAAAAACAGCTTCATCAAACTAAATTGATGCGATCGATCCAACCCGAGCTTAAACAGATAAAGAAAAAGACCAAAGGCAATCGTATGTTAGAGAGCCAGATGATGATGGAGCTCTACCGCGAGCGCGGTATCAAACCGTTTAGCTCAATATTAGTCCTCATTATCCAGCTACCAATCTTTTTCGCAATTTTCCGTGTGGTACAGCTTTTCACTGGCGCTCAATACAACGCCGTTAATCACACGTCGCCCGACACCTTTATTTATCCATTTCTCGACGGATTTGGTAGGATTCCGGAGTTATTAGCGGGCGGTTCGACCCATTTGTTTGGCCTCATTGATCTAACGAAAACGGCCGGTAGTTACGCTCCAGCGCTCGTTATTGCGATTCTAGCCGCCGGATTACAGTTCTGGCAGAGTAAACAGGTCATGCCGCAACCTAGCGAGAAAAAGAAGCTACGCGAAATGTTTCGTGATAGCGCAGCTGGCAAAGAGGTTGACCAGGCCGAGATGATGGCTGCGACCACCGGCAAGATGATCTATCTATTCCCAGTTATGACATTTATGGTTGGTCTCGCTCTGCCGGCTGCTGTCATGCTTTATTACGCTACGACGTCACTGGTTGCGGTGATCCAGCAAGGCATAGTCCTGAAAAAGGATGACGAAGAAATGATTAAAATAGCTAACGAACCGAGCCGTAAAACCTCTGACAAAAAAGTCCGCGAAGCAGAAATTATAAAAGTCAAACCCTCCAAAAACAAAAAATCCCTCACCGATACCCCGGAACCTTCCGGTGGTGCGACGGTGGTTAGGCGTATAAAAGCGAAATAAGGAGGACACCATGAATAGAGAAGAATCAATACTGTTTGCCAAGAAATACGTCGAGGACACCTTGTCGTTTTTTGGTATCAATGTCGATGTTTATGCTACGGCCGACGAGGATGTGATCGAGATCAACGTGCCGAATACTTATCTCAGCAACCTATTAATCGGGAAAAACGGCGATACGTTGCGTAGCCTGCAATTCCTCGTTCGCTCGACCCTGATTCAGAAAAATGCCGAACTAACCCGTGTCAATGTCGACGTGGCTGATTACAAACGTCGCCACAATGATCGAATTGCCGAACAGGCTGAAAAATGGGCTCATGAAGTCTTGGCTAGCGGTGAACCAATGAATTTACGACCAATGAATCCGGCTGAGCGTCGTGTTGTGCACAAGGTGTTGGCTGATTACTCACAACTCTCTACGTCGATCATAGGTCAGATAATTCCAAGTCAGCGACACTGGACTAGCGATTAGTTTGGCAACATTTAGAAACAGTCCATCGCCTAATCCGAAATGTGGCGCATGATGTACGAGTAACCAAATAATGCCGTTTTGAATCACCCATAGACCAAACAGAGTAAAGACGAAAAATAGAACGATTTCACGGACGTAGTTCTTTGATTTTGAATCAAATGTCCATTTTTTGTTCATGATAAAGCTAAATGTCATGGCAATGCCGGTTGATATAGTGTTTGCGACTATGGCGTTTACCCCGAATAGCACCAAGGTATTCATGATTGCAAAATCCAAAACAGTATTCGCCACACCAATAACGACGAATTTTAGCGGTTTTTTACTGACGGCTGGTTTTGTAGTTTGGTTTGGCTGGTCGCTCACTGTTAGACTCCTTTGTTACGGCACCTTTATGTAGTTTCTCGATTAAATAGAGGGGTCGGTTTTTGGTCTCGATAAAGATCCGACCGATATATTCACCGATAATACCTAAACTAACCAACTGCACACCGCCTAGGAATAGGACGAGAATAATTAATGTATTAAACCCACCGGTTCGAGGCAACCCTAGCGCAGCCTGTATCAATATGACTAGTATGTAAATAAAGGCAGCAAGGCTGATGAGAACACCAAATAGCGACACAAATCGTAGCGGAATAGTGGTAAAAGAGGTAAATCCATCGATGGCTAGATTGATGAGCGAGTTGCCTGGTGACAAGATGCCATATTTCCATTTGGTTGTACCAGCCGATCGTTCACCTTGATCAAAAGTAATTTCCTTTTTCTTGTACCCCACCCAGCTAAATAACGCTTTGTTTTGACGCGAGGCTTCACGGATCTGTTTCAATGCGTCAACACAACGGCGCGAAAAGAGGCGAAAATCACCAGTATCGAGCTGGATCTCCACCCGAGTCATTTTTTGTAGCGTGCGATAGTAGAGTTTGGAAAAGAACTTCTTTACAAAACCTTCGGTACGATGGGTGCGCCTGGCGTAGACATCATCATAGCCCTTTTCCCACCATTTGATCATCTCGGGGATGAGTTCGGGCGGCTCCTGGCCGTCGGCATCCATGATCACTACAGCATCACCACTGGCGTGATCGAGTCCGGCAGCCACCGCAATTTCCTTGCCAAAGTTTCGCGAAAAATTCAAATAGGATACTTGTGGGTTGGCGGAGGATTCGTGCTCTAGGATTGCTAATGTCTGATCACGACTACCATCGTTAATAAACAAAAATTCAAAACGATAGTTTTTGTTATTTGCCACTAGGTTCGCTAAACGTTTAAACATGAACGGCAGCGATTTTTCCTCGTTGTAGGCGGGAATGATAATGGTGATTAGTTTTATCATGACAATATTATATCACTATAGCCTCTAGCAACATCACAAGGATTTTACCCAGGTTCGAAAATGTTTTAATGCTACCGCTAACGACATAATCCCATAAATGAGGTGTGGTAGGTGCCGCAACATATGGCGGCGCTACGCTCCATTAGAACTTTTTTTTTATCCCTATAAACCGAGTAGTTTTAGCTACTATATATTCACCGCCTAGGTTTTTTTCAAACTCACAATTTTCTGGCGATATGACCTGTGACTCCGGGTAACGAGGAGCCAGTACGAGAGTAACCATCTCCACTCAATCCAATGAAATAAATCATTGATCTCTGGAGTTTTATTGTTACTCGCAAATGCAGCGAGCTCCTCTGAATTGATCTGGCGAAATGTCGTATTTAGTGCTGATTTTCCAAATGTTCCGGCACTACTTTCGTGATAATGATAGGTTATATCAGAGATAACCTCGAGATGCGATATGTGCGAGAAATAATGAAGTGCAAAGATGAGATCTTCACCAAAACTAAGATCTTCGCGAAAACGTAGATGATGCTCCCGAATAATATCAGCTCGAAAGAGCTTATTCCATAAATTATAGAGCATCCCATTGGTACCGAGCGAGCGTAAAACATAGGCCTCGAGGTTATTTGATACCAACTCTCTCTTGGGCGATATATGTTTATAGTTATCTATGCGTTTCCGTTTACCCAGTAAATCAATACTCCAACCAGAAACAGTCAGATCACTTTTCGATTTTTTGATCGCAGTAACAACGATTTGCAATGCGTCTTGCGCTATACTGTCATCGGCATCATAGAATTGGATGTATTTCCCGCCCGCCTTTTCTAGCCCTAGGTTTCGTGCACTCGATGGTCCGCCATTTGGTTTTGTAAAAACTCTAACTCGCGAATCGACCTTCTCTATTTTTCGGAGAACTGACAATGTATTATCTGTTGATCCATCGTC is a window from the Candidatus Saccharibacteria bacterium genome containing:
- a CDS encoding RecX family transcriptional regulator yields the protein MNITKISPAVKTEGRYNVFVDNEFSFSLDETQLVTLGLKKGDAIDELQLLELKNESDFGKNYIRAVDLISRRLRSEREIRDYARRKQWTEDNTERVIDRLCERGYLNDERFAESFVRSRANTRNFSAKRMKVELQKKGVKPDIITNILAESDDYDEMAALRKMIAKKINKYDDERKLVAYLARQGFKYDDIKSALVDDEN
- the recA gene encoding recombinase RecA — its product is MAKKDNKTMTAKSTDDAGKAAALGLAVDQITKQFGDGSIMKLGDAYKIEVETIPSGTLSLDLALGGGYPKGRIVEVYGPESSGKTTLTLHAIAEVQKQGGTAAFIDAEHALDPAYAKRLGVDTTNLLVSQPDNGEQALEIVETLVRSNAVDLIVLDSVAALVPQAEIDGDMGDSLPGLQARLMSQALRKLTGIINKSKATVVFINQIRMKIGVMFGNPETTTGGNALKFYASQRVDIRRIGQLKAGEDIIGNRVRVKVVKNKIAPPFRQAEFDIMYNEGISTTGDVLDLAAANDIVAKAGAFYKYNDETIGQGREAAKQYLKDNPKVLSEIDKKVRDKLKTNEE
- the ruvB gene encoding Holliday junction branch migration DNA helicase RuvB, translating into MAIERLVEPTLPQANSEESQAEVTLRPQSFSEYVGQERLKRNLKLAIEAAKKRGEPIDHVLLYGPPGLGKTTMAGVIANEMGVGLRVTAGPAIERAGDLASILTNLQDGDILFIDEIHRLSRTVEEILYSAMEDFKLDIVIGKGPAARSVRLDLPKFTVIGATTRTGSLAAPLRDRFGHMYRLEFYEPRDIEKIITRSAQILDTKIAPNAAKTLSERSRQTPRIANRLLKRVRDYADVNGDGIIDEPLTKSALQMLEIDELGLDPADRQMLVAINDNYGDNPVGLTTIAALTGDEATTIEDFYEPYLLQIGFIERTPRGRRVTPKAVRHLEKNL
- the dnaA gene encoding chromosomal replication initiator protein DnaA, which gives rise to MLGKVCIFVESNQNKIWEIILGEVELSVPPATFKTWFEKASLLSVDDQHVSILVNNIFAKGQFETKYDAKIKQILVDNGFSKPTIEYIVNNKKVIRNEAVIQIDEPTVSVTSGPISGNRKTGLNPRYRFDNFIVGTCNDLAHAAAQAAASMPGQKYNPIFIYGGSGLGKTHLIQAIGNEIIAAHPEKRVLYVPTETFVNEFIDHVRYKKNRDFSKKYREVDVLIVDDIQFIAGKKSNQEEFFNTFNALHQTDRQVVISADRPPSEIPDLADRLRSRFQMGMAIDVGLPDFETRCAILKTKATLANSNLPDDTISFLADAVRTNIRELEGALNQVLAYCEMRGEEPTVELAEGLLGNIKSSRPKHITARQVVDKTASYFDLKVDEMRSPARDRHIAEPRQMAMYLLRSELKMSFPKIARELGRKDHTTAIHSVEKIEREIKLNTRVRQQVSDLREALYA
- the rpmH gene encoding 50S ribosomal protein L34; translation: MPKRTYQPKTRRRARVHGFRARMSTRAGQIVLKRRRIKQRAKVAI
- the rnpA gene encoding ribonuclease P protein component, producing the protein MISQKFRFHGHNSLKYVFQHGQSERNRHLAIKWTENKRRRHPRLSVVVSKKVFKSAVKRNRIRRRIYESARPLLIDAAAIDAVISVYSGEVLDMSHDELTIEILPLLNSAGLKSTKIHE
- a CDS encoding membrane protein insertase YidC; this translates as MSIFDRLLTQPIFNLLALIYNFVADFGVAIIIMTILVRLLLWPLVKKQLHQTKLMRSIQPELKQIKKKTKGNRMLESQMMMELYRERGIKPFSSILVLIIQLPIFFAIFRVVQLFTGAQYNAVNHTSPDTFIYPFLDGFGRIPELLAGGSTHLFGLIDLTKTAGSYAPALVIAILAAGLQFWQSKQVMPQPSEKKKLREMFRDSAAGKEVDQAEMMAATTGKMIYLFPVMTFMVGLALPAAVMLYYATTSLVAVIQQGIVLKKDDEEMIKIANEPSRKTSDKKVREAEIIKVKPSKNKKSLTDTPEPSGGATVVRRIKAK
- a CDS encoding single-stranded DNA-binding protein: MNREESILFAKKYVEDTLSFFGINVDVYATADEDVIEINVPNTYLSNLLIGKNGDTLRSLQFLVRSTLIQKNAELTRVNVDVADYKRRHNDRIAEQAEKWAHEVLASGEPMNLRPMNPAERRVVHKVLADYSQLSTSIIGQIIPSQRHWTSD
- a CDS encoding GtrA family protein, which codes for MSDQPNQTTKPAVSKKPLKFVVIGVANTVLDFAIMNTLVLFGVNAIVANTISTGIAMTFSFIMNKKWTFDSKSKNYVREIVLFFVFTLFGLWVIQNGIIWLLVHHAPHFGLGDGLFLNVAKLIASPVSLTWNYLTYDRRREL
- a CDS encoding glycosyltransferase family 2 protein, producing the protein MKLITIIIPAYNEEKSLPFMFKRLANLVANNKNYRFEFLFINDGSRDQTLAILEHESSANPQVSYLNFSRNFGKEIAVAAGLDHASGDAVVIMDADGQEPPELIPEMIKWWEKGYDDVYARRTHRTEGFVKKFFSKLYYRTLQKMTRVEIQLDTGDFRLFSRRCVDALKQIREASRQNKALFSWVGYKKKEITFDQGERSAGTTKWKYGILSPGNSLINLAIDGFTSFTTIPLRFVSLFGVLISLAAFIYILVILIQAALGLPRTGGFNTLIILVLFLGGVQLVSLGIIGEYIGRIFIETKNRPLYLIEKLHKGAVTKESNSERPAKPNYKTSRQ
- a CDS encoding glycosyltransferase family 2 protein; translated protein: MNKPLVSVIIPVWNTGASVCNMTDAILGQSFRDFELILVDDGSTDNTLSVLRKIEKVDSRVRVFTKPNGGPSSARNLGLEKAGGKYIQFYDADDSIAQDALQIVVTAIKKSKSDLTVSGWSIDLLGKRKRIDNYKHISPKRELVSNNLEAYVLRSLGTNGMLYNLWNKLFRADIIREHHLRFREDLSFGEDLIFALHYFSHISHLEVISDITYHYHESSAGTFGKSALNTTFRQINSEELAAFASNNKTPEINDLFHWIEWRWLLSYWLLVTRSHRSYRQKIVSLKKT